The DNA window ATGTATTAACCATTAGAAAATCATTGATGCACTTTAAAGATATTACAAGTTATGATTTAAGTTTACTTCATAATGCGCAAGCTTTCTCTAAGAAAATTGAACATAAAAAAGAAGACACGTTATATTACAACAAGAGAAAGCATGAAAACTTCATCGTTAAACGTCGTCATGCTAAGATGAATAAATTCAAAATCAATGATTCTGTAGTATTTACTAATAATCTATATGTCATTGCAAAAGATTTAATTGATGGATTTAAATTAGCTTTATCAGGTGAACATGGAATTAGAGTTGGTATTCGCCCTGAACATATTCATCTTGATGAAGAATATACAAATCCACATAAGAGTTCTGCTTTCCAAGTTGAAAGTGAAGTAGTTGAACTTCTTGGTTCTGAATTACTTGTTCACTCTACATGGAATGATAAGGAAATGATTTCTAAGATTTCCACTGGCACTCTTGTAAAACCACATACGACAATCAACTTAACATTTAACAAAGATAAGATTAAAATCTTTGATGAATTAACTGGAGATGCTATAAAAGCTAATTAATTATGAAAAACAGATTGAAGTTCTATAAAAACCCATTTTCAAGTAAAAAGATAAATGGTGATATCTATAAAGATGCACCTGATCCATTTATTATAAAAGTTAATGGCTATTATTACTTAACTTCGACTGTTTCTAAGGGAATTGTTATTCGGCGCAGTTTTGATTTAATACATTGGGATAATGTTTTAAAAGACGGAATTGTTACAATAGATGATTCTTTAAAGTACGCTTTTGCACCTGAAATTGTATACGATAACGGATACTTTTATATAGTGACCTCACCTTGTGGTGGAGGTCACTATTTGTATCGTAGTGAAAACATTGAAGGACCATTTGTAAAAATAAGTGAGAATTTTCATGAAATGATCGATGGAAGTTTCTTCATCGATAATGATGGAACTCACTATTTTTCGCGTGCAAGTGAAACAGGTATTGTTGTTAAGAAATTTGAAGATGATTTAAAATTAAATGAATTAGGGACTTATTTTAAAGAGCAATTTACTTTAGAAAATGCTATTTTAGGCGGTTGGACTGAAGGTCCATATATAACTAAAAGATATGGTTATTACTATGTAACATTTACTGGTACTCATTTTTTAAGTGATGCTTATCGTGTAAGTTATGTTTCTGGAAAAAAACTTGAACAAAAAATGCCTTATGGCGATTTTATTCTTTTAAATACTGAAGAAGATTTTAAAGGATTAGGACATTCTATGAATTTTGTCGGTCCTGATTTGGATTCGTATTATATTGTTTACCACGAATGCAATGATAAAATAAAAAGAAGAGTGAGTATATCTAGACTATTCTTTGAAAAGGAAAAAATGATAGTTGATAACGCATCTAGGGAAGATAATTTCATGTTCTCAAGACCTGCTTTTGAAGATTTTGGAACGAATAATAATTATTTATCTGAAGATGAATTTGATTTTACTTCATTTTCTCTTGAATATAATTTTGCTGGCTCTGAAAGTGTTTTAGTCTTCGGATATAAATCAGAAAATAATTATAGTTATATAAAATTATTTGAATCTCATATTGAGTTTAGAAAGAAATATTTCTCTAAAGATACTCTGATTAAGTCTGTTTCACTAGGTCATAAAGCGCGTTTAGATTGTTATCACTGTTTGAGGGTACAAGTAAAAAATAATGCCGTAGCTATTTATTTAGATCTTGTTGAATATATGTTTAAAGCTAAATTATCTACTAAAGGTAAAATTGGTTATTTCAACAATAGTTTGAAAAGACCTTATATTGCTATTAGTAAATTTAGTTTTGGAGATAGTGATAAGGAAACTATCAAACAAAAACACGTCTTAATTTCTAACATGGTCAGCAATAATGATTATCTAGTTACTAATTTTTATGTATCAGAAGATGATAATTATGACATTGTTAAGGATAATAGCAATTGGAAAATTAGTAAGCTTGAAATTGATGGAAAACAAGTTTCAATTGATTTTATAAGTTTGGTATTAGCTAGTAATATTTACTTAGAAAAAGGAGTGCATGAGATTAAAATGTTCTTTGATGAACTCAATGCTCGTGAATTTTATATTCGTAAAAGTGCTAAAAACAATGAAATTTTGTCATTAGATGAACTTAAGGTTAATGGAACAAAAAAAGGTAATTTTGAAGAAAGACCTGGGTATATTCACTATGAAAATGATAGAAATGCACTTTTAAGTGATACTGAATTTAGAAATTATGAGATTTCGGCTACATTTGAACTTGAGGGGTTACCTATTCATAAAGAAAATGTTGGTGCGATAATTTCTTCAGTAAATAATTATTCTGCTAAAAATCAATTTGAAGGGTTATTTTCATTCCAAGGATACATGCTCGCATGTAACATGAAAGAGATATATTTCTATGAAACTAATTTCCATAAATCAGAATTATTGTTTAAGATGCGAAATGATGGCCAAAAACGACTTACTTTAAAATTAATAAAGGAAAATGATATGATTTTCGTTTATATTGATAATGTAAGAGTTTACAAAACAAAAGTTAAACCTTATTTGGAACAAGGAAAAGCTGGTATTTATTCAAATCATGCCAGTTTTAATGTTCTAGACTTTAAATTAATACAAGGAGGAAAATAATGAATAAGAAGTTTTTTAAAATTTTAGCTGCTACTTTCTTTACTACTACAATCCTTGCAGGATGTAACAATACTCCAGCATCATCTAGTAGCATAAAACCGACAATATCTAGTTCAACTTCGTCATCTTCATCAACTTCATCATCTTCAACATCTACTAGTACTTCATCATCAATGTCTTCTTCAAGTTCTTCAACTAGTAGTAGTTCAGTACCAGTTGATTACTTTTTCAATACTTATTCTAACCCAATGTCTATTACATATACTACTGGTAGTGATTATCGTGGAGAAATTGCTGACCCATCGGTAGTCAGAGGTGATGATGGTTATATTTACGCTTTCTCTACTGACAGAGTTATGTTGAGAAGTGAAGATGGCTGTTCTTTTGAATATGTTACTGGAAATGTTATCGATACTCCAGATTGGTATACTGATGTTTATCCAGAAGAAACAGGTGGTTTCCATTTATGGGCACCTGATGTTGTAAAAATTGGAGATAAATGGATATATTATTATTCTTTATCTGCTTGGAGTAAGCCATGTGGAGTTGGATATGCAGTAAGTGATAATATTGCCGGACCATATGAAGATTATGGTAAATTATTCGATATAAATGAAATAGGAATAAGCAATGCAATCGATCCACAAGTATTTGTCGATGATGATGGATCAGTTTATATGTCTGTTGGTTCTTTCCAAGGTCTATATTTAGTTCAATTAACTGAAGATGGTATGGGATTACTTAATGGTGT is part of the Firmicutes bacterium CAG:345 genome and encodes:
- a CDS encoding glycoside hydrolase family 43 (product inferred by homology to UniProt); its protein translation is MKNRLKFYKNPFSSKKINGDIYKDAPDPFIIKVNGYYYLTSTVSKGIVIRRSFDLIHWDNVLKDGIVTIDDSLKYAFAPEIVYDNGYFYIVTSPCGGGHYLYRSENIEGPFVKISENFHEMIDGSFFIDNDGTHYFSRASETGIVVKKFEDDLKLNELGTYFKEQFTLENAILGGWTEGPYITKRYGYYYVTFTGTHFLSDAYRVSYVSGKKLEQKMPYGDFILLNTEEDFKGLGHSMNFVGPDLDSYYIVYHECNDKIKRRVSISRLFFEKEKMIVDNASREDNFMFSRPAFEDFGTNNNYLSEDEFDFTSFSLEYNFAGSESVLVFGYKSENNYSYIKLFESHIEFRKKYFSKDTLIKSVSLGHKARLDCYHCLRVQVKNNAVAIYLDLVEYMFKAKLSTKGKIGYFNNSLKRPYIAISKFSFGDSDKETIKQKHVLISNMVSNNDYLVTNFYVSEDDNYDIVKDNSNWKISKLEIDGKQVSIDFISLVLASNIYLEKGVHEIKMFFDELNAREFYIRKSAKNNEILSLDELKVNGTKKGNFEERPGYIHYENDRNALLSDTEFRNYEISATFELEGLPIHKENVGAIISSVNNYSAKNQFEGLFSFQGYMLACNMKEIYFYETNFHKSELLFKMRNDGQKRLTLKLIKENDMIFVYIDNVRVYKTKVKPYLEQGKAGIYSNHASFNVLDFKLIQGGK
- a CDS encoding lPXTG-motif cell wall anchor domain protein (product inferred by homology to UniProt), which codes for MNKKFFKILAATFFTTTILAGCNNTPASSSSIKPTISSSTSSSSSTSSSSTSTSTSSSMSSSSSSTSSSSVPVDYFFNTYSNPMSITYTTGSDYRGEIADPSVVRGDDGYIYAFSTDRVMLRSEDGCSFEYVTGNVIDTPDWYTDVYPEETGGFHLWAPDVVKIGDKWIYYYSLSAWSKPCGVGYAVSDNIAGPYEDYGKLFDINEIGISNAIDPQVFVDDDGSVYMSVGSFQGLYLVQLTEDGMGLLNGVNYQRDNKVLIAGRPGGWDGSTYEGSYIIKRDGWYYYFGSAGTCCEGKNSSYRVYVGKSKNITGPYIDNNRKALTASGSGTTNGSLVLWAGMRDDKNVYGPGHNSVLLDDAGDYWIYYHAFSSADNYSTRHLFMDKLLWDDNGFPYIENRIPSFQEELDGPRFILE